A single Natranaerobius thermophilus JW/NM-WN-LF DNA region contains:
- a CDS encoding restriction endonuclease-like protein: MASLHSGSKLKELLVIETDRFTLSIKGLPVNKNNDGKLHNIKQKRSYVSVESFVDQSYQVKIFDPKSPSGLRPYYYEGMPPCFFEQTNYEVVLEVNDGNNDYKLTHDNPHLDNAVTPTGSSGQIYTGVINFHNDIGFSRFVLEENGVKIFSFEIEVFPSKLDYIEDFYQMLQEVNQEIYNLAFDFLRRTYFSAQITKEETPSEAEFYTIISAIFKEFYNSLERVKNQPHHKIVPSNKVVRPEKAKKNNKDTLKWLQKRPNIMQKSSHSGIAINNNNYIPRKILDTKKEFSYDTYENRFLKWILLVIDKKLKRFSEKLNNEQLEVKEEVQNEINKMRSKLRHFINYSFLQFAGRLTRLESSSLVMQMGQGYRDVYKYYLMMKKGLNLTSDFFDISIKDVALLYEYWCFLKLNSLLRNKYQLEYNDLISLDRSGIIVKLKKGRESQLTYRDPKTNEQFTVAYNRAFNNLPTVGQHPDNILSIKKSDSNVRYQYIFDAKYRLDTSIEYKQKFNQIGPPVDTINAMHRYRDAIVANNKHKEDYTRDIFGAFVLFPHNNEQKFAGLEGGKPSKFYDSISEISIGALPFLPSQAKLVKSFLDDLLLESSDTAFERSVIQQGTRNYFDKQQQISDVLIGPLRRAEQLELCLNNNMYYTYLDQVKNQLGLLRYIALYQSKRKFQNQQEQGIFYYGKIQEYYIIPRKEIKEVKAASQPNELAVKFIVDEWKKLDKPIKPQGYGPQGPQFTNWYLFREAETYPELHLTWEEMRLLKELRRIENQAQFKFPTEMIKSDERFELIEFPELIIERVDQERFKVITDYDEEIFKFQDLRGQARVILKNIIEIWKLGVSNKK, translated from the coding sequence ATGGCTTCACTTCATTCTGGCTCTAAACTTAAAGAATTACTAGTTATAGAAACTGATAGATTTACATTGTCAATCAAAGGCTTGCCTGTAAATAAAAATAACGATGGAAAGCTACATAATATCAAGCAAAAAAGAAGTTATGTTAGTGTAGAGTCCTTTGTAGATCAAAGCTATCAAGTGAAGATTTTTGATCCTAAAAGTCCTAGCGGATTAAGACCATATTACTATGAAGGAATGCCCCCGTGTTTTTTTGAGCAAACAAATTATGAAGTAGTTTTGGAAGTTAATGATGGTAACAATGATTATAAACTTACCCATGATAATCCTCATTTAGATAATGCAGTTACCCCTACAGGAAGTAGTGGTCAGATATATACTGGAGTAATCAATTTCCACAATGACATCGGGTTTTCACGGTTTGTGCTAGAAGAAAATGGTGTTAAAATTTTTTCTTTTGAAATAGAAGTTTTTCCAAGTAAATTGGATTATATAGAGGATTTCTATCAGATGCTTCAAGAAGTTAACCAAGAAATTTATAATTTGGCTTTTGATTTTCTTAGAAGGACATATTTTTCTGCACAGATAACAAAAGAAGAAACTCCATCTGAAGCAGAATTTTATACAATAATTTCAGCTATTTTTAAGGAATTTTATAATTCCTTGGAGCGTGTTAAAAATCAACCCCATCATAAAATAGTTCCTTCAAATAAAGTTGTTAGACCTGAAAAAGCGAAAAAGAATAACAAAGATACTCTTAAATGGCTTCAAAAAAGACCTAATATAATGCAAAAGAGTTCTCATTCTGGCATAGCTATTAACAATAACAATTACATTCCAAGAAAAATTTTAGATACTAAAAAAGAATTTAGTTATGATACTTATGAGAACAGATTTTTGAAGTGGATTCTTCTAGTAATAGATAAAAAATTAAAGAGATTCTCAGAAAAACTGAATAATGAACAACTAGAAGTTAAAGAAGAAGTACAAAATGAAATTAATAAAATGAGATCTAAACTAAGACACTTTATTAACTATAGTTTTCTACAATTTGCAGGAAGATTAACTAGATTAGAAAGTAGTTCCTTAGTGATGCAGATGGGACAAGGATATCGTGATGTTTATAAATATTACCTTATGATGAAAAAAGGCTTAAATCTAACCTCTGATTTTTTCGATATTTCAATAAAAGATGTGGCTTTACTTTATGAGTACTGGTGCTTTTTAAAGTTAAATTCTCTACTTAGAAATAAGTATCAACTGGAATACAATGATCTAATTAGCTTAGATAGATCTGGGATTATAGTGAAATTAAAGAAGGGAAGGGAATCCCAGTTAACCTATCGAGATCCTAAAACAAACGAACAGTTTACTGTAGCTTATAATAGGGCTTTTAACAACTTGCCTACTGTTGGTCAACATCCAGATAACATCCTGTCTATAAAGAAAAGTGACTCAAATGTCCGCTATCAGTACATTTTCGATGCAAAATATCGACTGGATACAAGTATTGAATATAAACAGAAGTTTAATCAAATCGGACCACCAGTAGATACCATTAATGCTATGCATCGTTATCGTGACGCTATAGTAGCTAATAACAAACATAAAGAAGATTATACTAGGGATATTTTCGGAGCTTTTGTACTATTTCCTCATAATAATGAACAGAAATTTGCGGGATTAGAAGGCGGGAAGCCAAGCAAGTTTTATGATAGTATTTCTGAAATTAGTATTGGAGCTTTACCATTCTTACCAAGTCAAGCTAAACTAGTAAAATCTTTTCTTGATGATTTATTACTAGAGTCATCAGATACTGCTTTTGAGCGTTCTGTAATACAACAGGGAACTAGAAATTACTTCGATAAACAACAACAAATTAGCGATGTCCTTATTGGACCTCTAAGACGAGCAGAACAACTTGAATTGTGTTTAAACAATAATATGTACTATACCTACCTTGATCAGGTTAAAAATCAACTTGGTTTACTTCGATATATTGCACTCTACCAATCAAAGCGGAAATTTCAGAACCAACAAGAACAAGGGATTTTCTACTATGGAAAAATACAAGAGTATTATATTATTCCTAGAAAAGAAATCAAAGAGGTTAAAGCAGCCTCACAACCTAATGAATTAGCTGTTAAATTTATAGTTGATGAATGGAAAAAACTTGATAAACCTATAAAGCCTCAAGGTTATGGTCCTCAGGGTCCGCAATTTACTAACTGGTACCTCTTTAGAGAGGCTGAAACGTATCCAGAACTTCATCTGACTTGGGAAGAGATGCGGTTGTTGAAAGAGCTGAGACGTATAGAAAACCAAGCCCAATTTAAGTTTCCTACAGAGATGATTAAATCTGATGAACGATTTGAACTTATTGAATTTCCCGAGTTGATCATAGAAAGAGTAGATCAAGAAAGATTCAAGGTTATTACTGATTATGATGAAGAAATTTTTAAGTTTCAAGATCTGCGAGGTCAAGCAAGAGTAATATTGAAAAATATAATAGAGATATGGAAATTGGGGGTTAGTAATAAAAAATAA
- a CDS encoding N-6 DNA methylase produces the protein MEHKHIFQLCEHLRGELQPEEYLDVIFPVLTIKHISETKSPYYIPEDATWNCLIASGLNLVKRVEKAIELIEGNNYRLNNVLNIFPGKSLSDVNLYNFMLGIDEIQDHKQFLKTVIDHFSKRIGKASGVWHTSNTLNELIVRLIAPMDGSFYDGTAGLCNTLIEASEFAEQEGGALQLYGQEIDPKIWALGKINLIFNECHDVVLEREDSLRNPMTTEDNNLKTFDYIGMNIPFGLRDWGVEEARRDLFGRFRYGIPSKQHGDMAFILHALTSLNRSGKAAIVVPHGVLFRGGREAKIREKLINNDVIEGVVDLPSGLLAGTNIPVSIIILNKLKPEESTEKIFMVNAKDIEHKGFELPREDLDMIIEAYIRKDTIDGFSMWINREDIIDHSLLVKNYFEDCEVTTPIGKFEIDRKDYENNTETVSLKSLGTFYRGLNTHAYKTQKSESPTHKILQLSNVENGEIFLENADSYNAKELKNPSSYEVQPGDVIISSRGNSIKIAVIPEEIENTLLSHNFIGFRPNDNVDPYFIKYFMESPIGIKYLSLYQKGSAVSVLKVKDIEKIYIPKVSLEEQKAISNKLRNADLTLQRKIQKAKEEHKQLYLYAYRSLGIHESITEKK, from the coding sequence ATGGAACATAAACATATTTTTCAGTTGTGTGAACATTTGCGAGGAGAGCTCCAACCTGAAGAATACTTAGATGTTATATTCCCAGTTTTAACTATAAAACACATCTCTGAGACTAAATCCCCTTACTATATTCCAGAAGACGCTACTTGGAATTGTTTGATAGCGAGTGGACTTAACTTGGTTAAAAGAGTTGAAAAAGCAATTGAATTGATAGAGGGAAATAATTATAGATTAAATAATGTCCTTAACATTTTTCCAGGTAAGTCGTTATCTGATGTTAATTTATATAATTTTATGCTAGGTATAGATGAGATTCAAGATCACAAACAGTTTTTAAAAACTGTAATTGACCACTTTTCTAAAAGGATAGGCAAAGCCTCCGGGGTATGGCACACTTCAAACACATTAAATGAACTAATAGTAAGGTTGATTGCCCCTATGGATGGTAGTTTTTATGACGGAACAGCAGGGTTGTGTAATACTCTCATTGAAGCTTCTGAATTTGCAGAACAAGAGGGAGGTGCATTACAGTTATATGGGCAAGAAATAGATCCTAAAATCTGGGCACTTGGTAAAATAAACCTAATATTTAATGAATGTCATGATGTAGTATTAGAAAGAGAAGACTCATTAAGAAATCCTATGACTACAGAAGATAATAATTTAAAAACTTTTGATTATATTGGGATGAATATTCCTTTTGGATTACGTGACTGGGGCGTTGAGGAAGCTAGAAGAGATCTTTTTGGTAGATTCCGATATGGTATTCCTAGTAAGCAGCATGGAGATATGGCTTTTATATTACATGCATTAACATCGTTAAACCGATCTGGTAAAGCTGCAATAGTTGTACCGCACGGAGTATTATTTAGGGGAGGTAGAGAAGCTAAAATTAGAGAAAAATTAATCAATAATGACGTTATTGAAGGAGTCGTAGATTTACCGTCTGGATTATTAGCAGGAACTAATATTCCAGTTTCTATAATAATTTTAAATAAACTTAAACCTGAAGAATCAACTGAGAAAATTTTTATGGTTAATGCCAAAGATATTGAACATAAGGGATTTGAATTACCTAGAGAAGATTTAGATATGATCATTGAAGCATACATTAGAAAGGATACTATTGATGGTTTTAGTATGTGGATCAATAGAGAAGATATAATAGATCACAGCTTATTAGTTAAAAATTACTTTGAAGATTGTGAAGTGACAACTCCTATTGGTAAGTTTGAGATTGATCGAAAGGATTATGAAAATAATACTGAAACTGTTTCTTTAAAAAGCTTAGGTACTTTCTATAGAGGATTAAATACTCATGCATACAAAACCCAGAAGTCTGAATCCCCAACCCATAAAATACTTCAATTATCCAATGTAGAGAATGGTGAGATTTTTCTTGAAAATGCCGATTCTTATAATGCTAAAGAACTAAAAAATCCAAGTTCGTATGAAGTTCAGCCAGGTGATGTAATTATTTCAAGTCGAGGTAATTCTATTAAAATTGCTGTTATTCCAGAAGAAATTGAAAACACACTATTATCTCATAATTTTATCGGTTTTAGGCCTAATGACAATGTCGACCCCTATTTTATTAAGTATTTCATGGAAAGTCCTATAGGTATTAAATACCTTTCCTTATATCAGAAGGGATCCGCTGTCTCTGTGTTGAAAGTTAAAGATATTGAGAAAATCTATATACCTAAGGTTTCATTAGAGGAACAAAAAGCAATCTCTAATAAGTTAAGAAATGCTGATTTGACGTTACAAAGGAAAATACAAAAAGCTAAAGAGGAACATAAACAACTGTACCTTTATGCTTATAGAAGTTTAGGTATTCATGAAAGTATCACAGAGAAGAAGTGA
- a CDS encoding HsdM family class I SAM-dependent methyltransferase, with product MASFQEKVNFIWSIADLLRGDYKRSDYGKVILPFTVLKRLDCALKPTKNKVLEEYKMLKDSGIQNPEPVLNDITGQHFHNTSQFDFEKMKNEPDNIGDNLRHYINGFSTNARDIIEYFNFHDHLERLEQSNLLYLIVSRFSEIDLSPEKVSNLEMGYIFEELIRKFSEQSNETAGEHFTPREVIRLMVNLLFNEDSDLLQKEGLLRTIYDPACGTGGMLSVARDYLRELNNDAKLEMFGQELNPESYAICKADMMIKGLDPDNIKFGNSFTNDGFSDNTFDYMLSNPPFGVEWKKIEKEIKEEHENLGFSGRYGAGLPRINDGSILFLQHMISKMQHQNGGSRIAIVLNGSPLFTGDAGQGESNIRKWIIENDLLEAIVALPEQLFYNTGINTYVWVLTNRKRPWRKGKIQLINAVEFYKKMRKSLGEKRHEISPEQIDKISKIYGEFKEGEYSKIFDNEDFGYYKITVERPLRLNFQASDERIERLKEQRAFQNLAKSKKKDPAKKEEEINEGEEQQEAIINVLKSMDETVYKNREEFTKILDEALKDAGIKLKASLKKAVLKALSEQDETAEICTDSKGNPEPDPDLRDNEIVSLKDDINGYFEREVKPHVPDAWIDESKTKIGYEIPFTRHFYKYEPPREPEVIMEEIIELEHDIKEELKKVIGNGEI from the coding sequence ATAGCAAGCTTTCAAGAAAAAGTTAATTTTATATGGAGTATAGCTGATTTACTCCGAGGAGATTATAAACGATCAGACTACGGAAAAGTAATTTTACCTTTCACAGTTCTTAAGAGATTAGACTGTGCTTTGAAACCAACTAAAAATAAAGTTTTAGAAGAATATAAAATGCTAAAAGACTCGGGGATTCAAAACCCTGAACCTGTACTTAATGATATTACGGGGCAACACTTTCACAACACCAGCCAGTTTGATTTTGAAAAAATGAAAAATGAGCCTGATAATATAGGAGATAATCTCCGCCATTATATAAATGGTTTTTCTACAAATGCTCGTGACATTATTGAATATTTTAATTTTCATGATCACTTAGAAAGACTTGAGCAGTCAAATCTTCTTTATTTAATTGTTTCACGTTTTTCGGAAATAGATCTTAGCCCTGAAAAAGTTTCTAACTTAGAAATGGGGTATATCTTTGAAGAACTTATCAGGAAATTTTCTGAGCAGTCAAATGAAACTGCGGGGGAACACTTTACTCCTAGAGAAGTAATACGGTTAATGGTCAATTTGTTATTCAACGAAGATTCGGACCTCTTACAAAAAGAAGGTTTGCTTCGAACAATTTATGACCCCGCCTGTGGAACTGGTGGAATGCTATCTGTTGCCCGCGATTACCTAAGAGAATTGAACAATGATGCAAAGCTTGAAATGTTTGGACAAGAGCTAAATCCGGAATCGTATGCGATTTGTAAAGCTGACATGATGATTAAAGGATTAGACCCGGATAATATAAAGTTTGGTAATAGTTTTACTAATGACGGGTTTTCTGATAATACTTTTGATTATATGCTCTCTAATCCACCTTTCGGTGTAGAGTGGAAAAAGATAGAGAAAGAAATAAAAGAAGAACATGAAAACCTTGGTTTTTCAGGAAGGTATGGTGCTGGATTACCGAGGATTAATGACGGATCCATTTTATTTTTGCAGCATATGATTTCCAAGATGCAGCACCAAAATGGTGGCTCCAGGATTGCAATTGTTTTAAATGGTTCACCTTTGTTTACTGGTGATGCAGGACAGGGAGAAAGTAACATAAGAAAATGGATTATAGAAAATGACCTATTAGAAGCAATTGTAGCTCTTCCAGAACAACTTTTCTATAACACAGGTATAAATACTTATGTATGGGTTTTAACTAACAGAAAAAGACCTTGGCGAAAAGGTAAAATACAACTAATCAATGCAGTAGAGTTTTATAAGAAGATGAGAAAAAGCTTGGGTGAAAAAAGACATGAAATTTCTCCTGAACAAATAGACAAAATCAGTAAAATTTATGGAGAGTTTAAAGAAGGAGAATACAGTAAGATTTTTGATAATGAAGATTTTGGATACTACAAAATTACAGTTGAGAGGCCTCTTAGACTTAATTTCCAGGCCTCCGATGAACGAATTGAACGCTTGAAAGAACAGAGAGCATTTCAAAACCTCGCGAAATCAAAGAAAAAGGACCCAGCAAAAAAAGAAGAAGAGATTAATGAAGGGGAAGAACAACAGGAAGCCATAATCAATGTCTTGAAAAGCATGGACGAGACTGTCTATAAGAATAGGGAAGAATTCACTAAAATTTTAGATGAAGCTTTAAAAGATGCAGGAATAAAATTAAAAGCTTCTCTGAAAAAAGCTGTTTTAAAAGCCCTTTCTGAACAAGATGAAACTGCAGAAATATGTACTGACTCTAAAGGCAACCCGGAACCTGATCCAGATCTCAGGGATAATGAAATAGTGTCTTTAAAAGACGATATTAATGGCTATTTTGAAAGAGAAGTGAAGCCTCATGTTCCAGACGCTTGGATAGACGAATCAAAAACCAAAATAGGTTATGAAATACCATTTACAAGACATTTTTATAAGTATGAACCACCTAGAGAACCAGAGGTTATTATGGAAGAAATAATTGAATTGGAACATGACATCAAAGAAGAACTGAAGAAGGTGATAGGCAATGGAGAAATTTAA
- a CDS encoding restriction endonuclease subunit S, giving the protein MEKFKQYKKYKDSGIEWLGKVPSHWDINRMDAYTKYYKKSIEREALRGKTVFYYSIPAIEETGDGVVEEGSNIDSNKLLLKGEELLVSKLNPRKGRIIPTKEKEMPIICSSEFVPLVPRNCSREFIRYIYQSELVKQKLSSAVQSATNSHQRVNPRDISKIYFAFPSKSEQDNIVKYLNSKTSQIDSLINKKQNLIEKLQEYKQSLITHTVTKGLDPNVKMKDSGVEWIGEVPEHWEILKGKYLLDIYNGYPPEELSLSANGQVKYIQVDDLNTENDELVIKDSKLKLKNKKTEALDHPIILIPKRGAAIFTNKVKILVDKGLIDSNIMGLKPKKNCNIHYLVYMIKARKVDDIADTSTIPQINNKHINPLPLTIPPIEEQNKIAEYLDEKVDNINNCILNIKVAIQKLKEYRQSLITHAVTGKIDVRDWADAKEGEDNVC; this is encoded by the coding sequence ATGGAGAAATTTAAGCAATACAAAAAATACAAGGACTCTGGTATTGAATGGCTTGGAAAAGTTCCGAGTCACTGGGACATAAACCGGATGGATGCTTATACAAAATATTACAAGAAAAGTATTGAACGAGAAGCACTTCGCGGAAAGACAGTTTTTTACTATAGTATTCCTGCAATTGAAGAAACAGGCGATGGTGTGGTAGAAGAAGGCTCAAACATTGATAGTAATAAATTACTACTTAAGGGAGAAGAATTACTGGTATCAAAGTTGAACCCAAGAAAAGGTAGAATAATTCCTACTAAAGAAAAAGAAATGCCAATTATTTGCTCTTCAGAATTTGTTCCCCTGGTACCCCGCAATTGTAGTAGGGAATTTATTAGATATATATATCAGTCAGAACTAGTAAAACAAAAACTAAGTAGTGCTGTACAATCTGCTACTAATAGTCATCAAAGAGTTAACCCTAGAGATATATCAAAAATATATTTTGCGTTTCCAAGTAAAAGTGAACAGGATAATATAGTAAAATACTTAAATTCAAAAACATCTCAAATAGATTCCCTAATCAACAAAAAACAAAACCTCATCGAAAAACTCCAAGAATACAAGCAATCCCTTATAACCCACACCGTCACCAAAGGACTTGACCCCAATGTAAAAATGAAAGATTCGGGTGTTGAATGGATAGGGGAAGTGCCGGAGCATTGGGAGATTTTAAAAGGGAAATATCTGCTAGATATTTATAACGGGTATCCTCCTGAAGAATTAAGTTTAAGTGCTAATGGTCAGGTGAAATATATTCAAGTGGATGACTTAAACACAGAAAATGATGAATTAGTAATAAAAGATTCTAAGTTAAAACTTAAAAATAAAAAGACAGAAGCATTAGATCACCCAATTATATTGATACCTAAAAGAGGTGCTGCAATTTTTACAAATAAAGTCAAGATTTTAGTTGATAAAGGACTTATTGACTCTAATATAATGGGGTTAAAACCTAAGAAAAACTGTAATATACATTATTTAGTCTATATGATTAAGGCGAGGAAAGTAGATGATATTGCGGATACATCTACAATACCTCAAATTAACAATAAGCATATTAACCCTCTACCACTAACTATACCACCCATCGAAGAACAAAATAAAATAGCAGAATATCTAGATGAAAAAGTTGATAATATAAATAATTGTATTCTTAATATAAAAGTAGCTATCCAAAAACTCAAAGAATACCGCCAATCCCTTATCACCCACGCAGTCACTGGCAAGATTGACGTCAGGGACTGGGCAGATGCAAAGGAAGGTGAAGATAATGTCTGTTGA